Genomic DNA from Oryza sativa Japonica Group chromosome 5, ASM3414082v1:
TAAGTAATGATTATTCATGGAAGATTTGTGAGAGCTCgtgttgatttggtttgtaAGATTAGTGATATATATTAcctatttaattatttttaatttgagTGAATCGCCTATTTGGTGCAATATTCAGATATATATTGCATATAAAAATATCCCTACTATTTGAACATTTTAAAAGGAAATAATTGTGTGATGGCACAGCTAGGagaaatatattaaataaaaaGTCCCTACAGTTTTAGAAACATAGGGGAAGTCACTTTACATGTGGATCACAAATGCCATGTAATGTGGATCACAAATGCCATGTAAGCAATGTTCCCTACCATTTCATATCCTAGGAATCTAGCTTTTATAGCTGAAATCGTAGGGCACTTTTATTTCCCCACGAATATGTTCCCATGGAAGGTTTCCCTACGAAAAAGTGTAGGGAAACTGTTTCCCTACTAGTTTCAGGCTGTTCCCTAGCAGAAAAAACAGTAGGGGACATGGTGATGGTGAGTTCTGGTAGTGATTGACAATTACAGTATAAACTGAtttcattatatatatttaacatAAGATGTAGACTCAATAATCCATAATGAATTTTGACTGTTTTGAAAAAAACATTTCTTATGAAGTCCCCACGTTCCATAGTCCAAAAAGAACAGTGTATCTGACGGGTTAAGTGTCTCAAATTCTTCCTTTCCCTAGtgaaataaaatgaaaagttgCATTACCcgcaaaaaaggaaaagaaaaaaaaaaggagaggcaCTGCCAAAAGTGTTGGGCTGGACTAGTTTGTGGTTgagaaaatccaagaaatacCACCGACAATCAACCAAATCCAAGAAATACGATATATGAGTGTATGTTCCATAAAATATCATCGTACAAGAGGATTATCCTAGAAATGCTATAGCCATTAAGATTCTGTTAGTAGCCTCCCGTTAAATGCTATAGGATAAACAACACATCTAATGCTGCAGGATGGACTGCTAACGGAACCTTAACGGTGATGACATTTCTAGGACGAATTCACTTGTACGATGATATTTCATAGAACTCGTATTTATTGatggtattttttttgaaatttggtGCTTGtcatttcttggattttctcttcaaaaggaataagttcactttgggtccctctatttgtcgcccggtccgattttcgtcccttgaccgcaaaaccggatacgacccgtcccccaacttacgaaaactgggcaaacgaggtccctctgCGGTTTtaaaggcggttttggctgatgtggcacCTACATGACTTGTTTGACTAGTTCtctgtcccacgtggcatttgacgtggcgcttacgtggcaattatatcttgaaaaaataataaaaaccatgggcccacctatcagctacacacaaaaaaataattttaaaatagcggggcccacaagtcagataataaaaaggtggggcccacatgggccccacatgtcatcctcagcCCCACCTTCTTTCTCCTCTATCCACATCTCCCTCTCTTCAGCTCtctttctcccctctctctcgcggTGGAGAGGCAGTGGtgctcggcgcgcggcggccggcaggaGAGGAAGGGGTGGTGGGAGGTGGCCCTGGCTGCCGCAGTCGTTGAGCCCACGGGCGTCGCGCTCTGCAGGCGAGCGTGTGCAGAGGAGCGTTGACTCGGCGGTGGGGggagcggccgcggcgtcgtcgtcagGTGCGTCGCTGTCCGCGGTAGCGCCGCCGAGGCGGGCGGAGCTGCCGGGTGCCGTGGCTGCTGCAGTTGGCCGACTTCCTCCACCGATGGGGTGTCGACAGCCGGGCGGGCGCGGTCCTCTCTTGCGTCGGcacggcgggagcgggagcgggagcggcaaCAGGGGAACCGCCTTACCCCGAGCGGCCACGGCGAGTCAGGGAGGTGGGCGGCGCCACCGGTCGCCGGGCTGCGGTGGCGGCTGGGGTCGTGTCGTCggtgggcgcgggcggcgagaATGCGGTGGAACATGGGGTGGAGGAAAAGGGggagagaatgacatgtgggcccacgtgggccccaccttttttataatttctgtgtaaaactgacatgtgggtcccacaaggtttatttatttttcaggtTTAATTGCCACGTCAATGTCACGTGGgacggagacctagtcaaacaagccacgtaggcaccacgtcatCCAAAATCACCGAGGGACCTTGTTTGCccggtttcgtaagttgggggatgggtagtacccggttttgcggtcaagggacgaaaatcggacggggcgacaaatagagggacccaaagtgaactttttCCTCTTCAAAATTATGGGggtgggaataagttcatcttaggtcccttaacttgtcaacgaatccgattttcatccttcaaccataaaaccagGTACAATGGGTCCctgaactatcaaaaccggtgcggattaggtccctcggcggtttcgatggcggttttggctgacgtggcgtctacgtggctagtttaactcggtcttcatctgatgtggcattgacgtggcgcttacgtggcaatttgatccagaaaaaaaataaaacctatgggacccacgtgtcagtttcacacaaaagaataaaaaacaatgggacccatgtgggccccacatgtcaggctaACTCACCCCTtcccatcttcctcctctccccagctcccctctcttcatctctcttgcGCCAGATGCGGATGGGATGGGCACCAAAGGCGGCCGGGCTGGTcctcggcggtgacggagggcAGCACAGGCGCCTCCCCCCACTCGACCGCGCCGCTGCGGAGCTCCACCCGAACGGCGACGTAGGACACGGTCTCCAGCCGCGACGACGCGATGGTGAAGGGCGCGGCCAGGGGCACGTTCAGCGGCCGCGCCTCGGCCGCCACCACGTCAACGGAGAAAGTCTCCTTGAGGGCATCGGACCCGAACGCCTCCGCCGGCGCGGGCGGTGTCGGTGACGGCgagacggcgcggaggcgggtAGCGCCGGCGGGTGGTTGCTGCCTGCTCAcccccgccgccggtgccgggCGATTGCAGCAAGGTaaagggaggaggaagctgcCGCTGGCAACAGGGAGGGACGGCGCAGTCGCTGGACCTCCTGCTGATCCAGTTCCTGATGCCCGACAACGACGCGTGCCGGCAGGCGGAGGAGCAGACCCGGCGGCTGGCGTGGGACCCGCAATTGGTGCCGGTGCTCGTGGATACAAAGCAGCGGTGGAGCTGGTGGTTCATGGCCGTTGCCCTCTCGATCTTCACGGCCTTCCATGTACGGTGAGGGGGCGCAGCAGCTCGTTGTCCAGCTCTCCGTCTTCTAGGCCATCGTCTGGCTCACACTGCTGCTGTTCGTGCTCGAGGTCAGGAAGGCCGCCATCGGGATGTACGTCGACGGCACCTCGTCCTCCGACgagtcgtcgtcgacgacgacgacgccggccagCAAGGACGTCGAggccagcgccggcgccgcatccacggtcgtcgtcgtcgtcgcggcgagcggcaagccggaagcagaagaggaggggtgattttgactgacatgtggggtcacgTGGACCCCGCCATtcttttattaatttgtgtgtgaaactgataTTTAGGTCCCAcggaatttattatttttccggatcaaattgccacatcagtgccacgtcagatcgtgatcgagtcaaattagccacgtaggtgccacgtcagccaaaaccaccatcgaaaccgccgagggacctaatatGCATCGGTTTTGATAGTTCAGGGACCCATagtatctggttttacggttgaaggacgaaaatcggattccttgacaagttaagggaccctagatgaacttattccctatGGGCCACCACAGAGTCTTCCATATGGGCCCTCATCTAACTGGGCCGCCGTCGCTTAGCAACTTGGGCTCTCTATTGGGCTTTCGCGGTCGTCTTGATATTGTACAGCCTTCCCGGACTCCGCCTCCGGTTCCGGATTGTTCTCTGAAGCCGAGCCCTCACAGAGAAGAAACCCTCGGTTCGCGGTCGCCGCTGGCCGGTCGCCACCGGCGAtaacctcgccgccgacgactccGCATCCGCTTCCGCCGCACCCGGTacgctccccttcctccctccctccctccctctttttttttttggcggctCCTCGGACTGAGGCCGCACAAAACCCTAGCGATTCCGCGATTTTTCTTCGTAGTGCTGTTCTGAATCGGTTTGGTTTGGGGGTGATGCTGCTCCAGGTGGGGAATGGCTTCGGCGGTGGAGCGGAGGGAGCATTCGCGGAGGTCGGGGCGCTCGAGgtcgcgctcgccggcgagggaccgtggctcgccgccgcgcaggcGGAGCCCGCCTGCTCGGAGGGAGAGGTCACCGGCTCCGAGGAGTCGCTCGCCTAGGAGGAGGTCTCCTGTTAAGACTACTAGCTCACATAGGGAGAGGTCGCCTGTTCGGAGGAATGGCTCACCTAGGAGGTCTCCTGTTAGGAGTATTGGGAGGTCGCCACAGAGAGATAGGGTGAAGGAGCAGGTCAGGTCGCCGAAACAAGCTCAGTCACGGTCACGGTCTCCGTCACCTGCCAGGAAACGGGAGTCTCGGTCGCCCTCACCACGGAGCAAACGATTGAGAAGGGCTCAGAGTGAGCGGGAAGGTGCAGATGCTACTGAGGGTGACCGTCGGAAGACCACCAGCAGGGAAGAGCGGGACTCGGGGAGGTACAGGGAGCGTGATGAGGGAAAGGATGTGTCAAGGGATAGAAAGACTGAGAGGGAGGATAGTAGGGGCTCTTTTAAGGACAGGAAACTGGATCATGATGATGATAGGGATCACTCAAGAGATAGAAGGTCTGATCGGTCGGGTGCTTCAAGGGAGACATGGTCAAGCCGAGATGATGAAAGGCGTGATTCAAGGGGTAGAAGGTCTGATGGGGATGATCGAAAAGTCAATTCCAGGGAGCAAAGGGCAGATCATGATGATAGAAGGGATTCTGcaagagagagaagggcagaCCGGGATGAGAGCAATGGTGAATCAGGGAGATCATCTAGGCGTGGGCGATCAGTGTCTCCAGAAGAGCATAGGCATAGGGGTAGACGTGAATCCCGCCAGTCACCGAGGTCATCTAGAAGTGCAGCACATGGTGAGGTGTGTAATGATATCTGACCCTTTTCTTATACATATCCACCTGTTAGTTGGCGTAGTGTGTTCTTTTGTTTCATGATTGTCCCTTGTTTCTGTTCTTTGTCTGATAACCTGCACCCAAATGAATagaagtgaaaaaaaattactacctccgtacttgtaaaggaagtagtttaggacaatgtttaagtcaaaccttgggaatataaatcatgaataactctcaagttgagtttgaaaatgtaaaaattatacgaatagatttgtcttgaaaaatacttttataaaagtatacatatatcacttttcattaaatatttttatagaaacaagaagtcaaagttatgttttggagaccgtgtcgctgtccaaaacgacttcctttacgagtacagagggagtacgCCTTGTTATCAGCATTGTTGACACTAAACTTGTGGGTCTGTATTCCATGTAAACCCTTCttgcttcagagttcagattcTAGAGGATATAATTAGTTGCCCGCTATCCTTTTCATTTCATACCAATTTGGTTTCTTTTCATGTTTGCTATCATATATGGCCCGTTAGTTGCAACCTAAACTTTGTTTTGATTTATTTCAGGATACAAGCTCTGTAACAGATGCAGCGTCACGGTAAGCATGCAAAACTCTATATTCAATACGAATTGTAAATTTTTAGTAGAAGCATTGCTTGCAATTGTTTTCTTGTTGTATCAATGGGGCTACGCGTGTTATGGGTGTCATACCCTCTTGCTGGAATGGTTTTGAACTTTTGATGCATATCAGCATATCCGTTAAGCAACTGTAGCAGTAGTACCTAAAACAAACAAATGTATATTTGACCAGCTACATGAGCGCAATGTTTTTGTACCTGAAATTTTAGAACtgaaaatattatatttgatACTATTTTGGCCAGGAGTGTTGATCCTGATTCTTTGGTGAAGATGAATGCTACTGCAGAAGCTCTGGAAGCAAAAGAAAAGGTAGGGCATACTCCAtgatgaaatttaaaataataacaATCTTCCTTTTGTTGTGTACAGTTTATTTATATGATGCTTGCTGTTTTCGCAGATACAAAATACTTGCCATGTCagctttctttttatttaaccTTTCTCTTCATTTGTCATACACTAGTATTTTAATAATTTCATTGGTGTTTTGCAGCAAAAACCATCATTTGAATTGTCTGGAAAGCTTGCTGAGGAGACTAACAGAGTTGCAGGTGCTGTTTTGAAGCCCTATATCTTTCTTTTTGGTCATGAACCTAAATGTTACACTTTACATTAATGTTTGTTTAACCACCAATGAGAATTTGTAATTCCTTGTTCTTTGCTGTATTGCATTGTCCTCAGAGTTTGCAATTTACTTCCATTTCAGGTGTAAATCTGTTGCATTCAGAACCTCCAGAGGCTCGCAAGTCAGATATTAGATGGAGACTCTACGTCTTCAAGGGTGGTGAACCACTCGAAGGTAGTTATTCTTGACTTGTTACTCTATATATGAAGCtaacttttttccttttgtcatGCTATCTGTTCGAGTTAAtagtttttaataaatagaagaaaaaaacattttttggaTTTGCCAGTCTGTAGAGGCATGTTCTTGTCTAGTTCAACAGCTGTTTCTCTATTTCCCTTCCCAACATGGCCAAACCAAAAGTAGGTTCTGTTAAAAGCAGTAAGCTTAACTGACTGTGATGAAGCGAGTATGGAACATAAAAACATTTTCGAACTAGCTTAATTTCGGAGAGTTTTGGAACGAACCATTTAACGTGAGCAAAGGCACTAACGAGTGGGTCACTATGATATGAGCTTGCATTGAATCAGTATCATTATTTACATTTTCCCCGGGGAGTAAAAGGGCTCTTTCTTTTCTAGAGTAAGGTCGATATGTGTACACGGCACAGCCACCCAAGTTAAATGCATGCGTGTGTGCACGTGCCTAACTAGAGTGGAGGTCTAGATCTCATAAAAGGTGTTCACATGCTTTgagaactaaacatgcccttatcTGTGGCTTAGTTGTCTAGCCCTGGGGAAAGGAAAGAGAACCTTTGTTCAATCGATGGATCAAACACAGGACCATTGGTTTGTAATAATGAAGCCTGCCTAGTGCTTTGCTATTGTTCAGTTCCTTACGATACACTGGCTTGTGAATATATCCAATGATACTGTTTGAGCATTGGTATTGTATGGATAGCTCACTAGTTTTAGTTTTGAACGGAAGTGAAATAACTGAAGTAATGAAGTTTATTGTGATGAACAGCAAGTTAAAGGTTGGGCATTATAGTGGTATAAATTAAATGTGTACGGTGGTAAAAAAATTCACGTGCTTACATTAGTGATTAAATACTTCAGTTTTGCTCTTCTTGTTTGACTGTGTCTTGTGATGCTATCTTGATTGAACAGAACCATTATATGTTCACCGGATGAGCAGCTACCTTTTTGGAAGGGAACGGAAAGTTGCAGACATCCCCACAGATCATCCCTCCTGCAGTAAGCAACATGCAGTTCTTCAATATAGGTAAGCATAGCAATCTTATTGTTTTTTGCCTTTACTAGCATATTGCCTGTGCGTGGCAACAGGATTTTAAATAAAGAAAATTATCATTAACTCATTATTATCATCATTTTCTGTGTATATCGCCCCttaatttatgtatatatttgttACTGACATGTGCACTGTCCTATTTTCTTCTCACAAAAAGTAGGAAGTTGGTGGTAGGGGTGGTTGACATGTAGGCCCCCCTTTTCTATTCCAAAAAAACTAGGGAGCTGGTGGTGGGGTGGTGGCAGATTCACCACTCACCATCACCACTGCTCCCTTTTAAAAGGAGTATAGATTGAGAAATAATATTGTGATTCACTCATCTCTTTGCCTTTTCAGACTTGTAGAGAAGGAGCAGCCAGATGGCATGATGTCAAAGCAAGTGAGGTACTCCTTGCTAGTAacgcatatattttttttaataacaagtACTAATAATTCATGATTATCTTAGTTCTGTATGCTAGTCTAGATTATGATGTTTTTTGCTGCTTTGTTTGATAGGCCTTATCTGATGGATCTTGGTAGTACCAATGGAACTTTCATTAATGTAAGTCCTCCAGTGATACTTTTACTACTAATCAGATACACTAGTCGCATTTCTAATAATATTTTCTACCCAGTCAATAtttatgttttgatttttttttcaggagaaTCGTATTGAGCCCAGCCGTTATTATGAACTCTTTGAAAAGGATACCATTAAGTTTGGCAATAGTAGGTATGATCAATTAAAGAAAGCATcacttttttgtttatttgtatATTGCTCAATGTATATGTATCTTTGGTATGTGATGACTTAAATTAACAACTTATTATGAAAGTGACAGTCTGGCTTTTGGCATTCTCTTTAATTAGAGCTTTTATTTTGATTTGTGGTACTCTTGGGATAAACATTTTTTCTCCAATAATCTAAGTAATATCTTTGTAAACTACGCCTAATTGTTTTTCTCAATACAATTTCCAAATGAATCTTTAGGTGGTATATTAATGTTTATAAATATCAAGGAATCTCAAAATGTCTACATTATGGAAACATAATTTTCCTTTATGGAGCCTTGACTTGCAAGCTCAATCATGTATAAATGTATAACATATGTTCGGAGCTGTGGAGATTTTGAAGTTTGCACACAGTGCCCCTTCCTAGTTCATACGGTTTTCATCCTTCAGAAGCCTCATCTTTTTGTTCTTAGATGGATGGTACTATTTCTAATCCATATTTAGGGCCCTTTTGAGTCTAGTTGCCCAAaagtaaatataatataatgatgATCAGCCTCTGCTTCTATATGCCTCCTTACTAACCCCGTTCATCTAAAATCTGACAaatgttttattgttttttttgcaGCCGGGAGTATGTTTTGCTTCATGAAAACTCGAAAGATTGAGGATTGAAATTGCTGGAAACTTTGCTCCATTGTTACCTGAGATTTTGAC
This window encodes:
- the LOC136356503 gene encoding probable auxin efflux carrier component 5a, with amino-acid sequence MPDNDACRQAEEQTRRLAWDPQLVPVLVDTKQRWSWWFMAVALSIFTAFHVRKAAIGMYVDGTSSSDESSSTTTTPASKDVEASAGAASTVVVVVAASGKPEAEEEG
- the LOC4339499 gene encoding FHA domain-containing protein DDL, translated to MASAVERREHSRRSGRSRSRSPARDRGSPPRRRSPPARRERSPAPRSRSPRRRSPVKTTSSHRERSPVRRNGSPRRSPVRSIGRSPQRDRVKEQVRSPKQAQSRSRSPSPARKRESRSPSPRSKRLRRAQSEREGADATEGDRRKTTSREERDSGRYRERDEGKDVSRDRKTEREDSRGSFKDRKLDHDDDRDHSRDRRSDRSGASRETWSSRDDERRDSRGRRSDGDDRKVNSREQRADHDDRRDSARERRADRDESNGESGRSSRRGRSVSPEEHRHRGRRESRQSPRSSRSAAHGEDTSSVTDAASRSVDPDSLVKMNATAEALEAKEKQKPSFELSGKLAEETNRVAGVNLLHSEPPEARKSDIRWRLYVFKGGEPLEEPLYVHRMSSYLFGRERKVADIPTDHPSCSKQHAVLQYRLVEKEQPDGMMSKQVRPYLMDLGSTNGTFINENRIEPSRYYELFEKDTIKFGNSSREYVLLHENSKD